From Caretta caretta isolate rCarCar2 chromosome 3, rCarCar1.hap1, whole genome shotgun sequence, a single genomic window includes:
- the LOC125634711 gene encoding L-threonine 3-dehydrogenase, mitochondrial, which produces MAIVKNLSRTLSQLLQSPSCGCQTSLVPVRCIGVSPRQVTSDANFHSVSFSETDHPRVLITGGLGQLGVGLAKLLRKRFGKNNVILSDIRKPPDHVFYNGPFIYSDILDYKNLREIVVNNRITWLFHYSALLSAVGEANVPLARAVNITGLHNVLDIAAEHSLRLFVPSTIGAFGPTSPRNPTPDLCIQRPRTIYGVSKVHAELMGEYYHYRYGLDFRCLRYPGIISADSQPGGGTTDYAVQIFHNAIKNGKFQCNLKSDTHLPMMYIDDCLKATLDVMEVPAASLSMRTYNISAMSFSPEELVQEVKKHIPELQVTYNVDAVRQAIADSWPMNFDDSNARRDWGWKHDFDLSELVTTMFNILGSDSRVAHIN; this is translated from the exons atggCAATTGTAAAGAACTTGAGCAGAACTCTTAGTCAGTTGCTACAGAGCCCCAGTTGTGGATGTCAGACTTCCCTTGTGCCAGTTAGATGTATTGGTGTCTCACCACGTCAGGTGACCTCAGATGCCAACTTTCATTCAGTATCTTTTTCAGAGACTGATCATCCTCGAGTGTTAATTACAG GGGGCCTGGGCCAACTTGGGGTGGGACTTGCTAAACTCTTGAG GAAGCGTTTTGGAAAAAACAACGTGATCCTGTCTGACATTAGAAAACCACCAGATCATGTCTTTTATAATG GTCCTTTTATCTACTCTGATATCTTGGACTACAAGAATCTCCGTGAAATAGTGGTGAACAATCGAATTACTTGGCTGTTTCATTATAGTGCTTTGCTCAGTGCTGTTGGAGAAGCAAATGTTCCTTTGGCCAGAGCTGTAAACATTACTG GTTTGCACAACGTTCTCGATATTGCAGCTGAGCATAGTTTGAGACTCTTTGTCCCTAGCACAATTGGAGCCTTTGGACCCACCTCTCCCCGAAACCCAACTCCGGATCTCTGCATTCAGAGACCCAGGACGATCTATGGAGTCTCCAAGGTTCATGCTGAGCTCATGGGAGAA TACTACCACTACAGGTATGGGCTAGACTTCCGATGTCTGAGGTATCCTGGAATTATCTCTGCTGACTCTCAGCCTGGTGGGGGAACAACTG actATGCAGTCCAGATTTTCCATAATGCCATAAAGAATGGCAAATTCCAGTGCAACCTAAAATCAGACACACACCTCCCAATGATGTATATCGATGACTGCCTGAAGGCTACGCTAGATGTCATGGAAGTGCCTGCCGCTTCACTTAGCATGAGGACTTACAACATCAGTGCCATGAGCTTCTCTCCTGAGGAGCTGGTGCAAGAGGTCAAGAAGCATATTCCTGAGCTCCAGGTGACCTACAATGTGGATGCTGTCAGGCAAGCCATTG CTGACAGTTGGCCGATGAACTTTGATGACAGCAATGCCCGGAGAGATTGGGGATGGAAACATGACTTTGATCTTTCTGAACTGGTGACCACAATGTTTAACATCCTTGGCTCTGACTCCCGGGTAGCCCACATTAACTGA